Proteins from a genomic interval of Ndongobacter massiliensis:
- a CDS encoding Crp/Fnr family transcriptional regulator, which translates to MNTFFLINTQLFHGITESEIAELLPCLDAKERKFQKDEVIFRAGSPVNEIGLVASGSVNIVVNLYWGNSIIFGHVGKGQVFAENYAAIPGRELVCDVVACEETEVLFLNMQNVLTTCRRACAFHTRLIKNMLRISAQKNLNLSSRMMHTASKSLRERLLSYFSEQALEHRSSHFTIPFNRQQLADYLSVNRSALSKELSRMQKEGLITYHKSEFTLKETMGYE; encoded by the coding sequence ATGAATACTTTTTTTCTGATAAATACGCAGCTTTTTCATGGCATTACGGAAAGCGAAATCGCAGAACTGCTCCCCTGTCTGGATGCAAAGGAGCGCAAATTCCAAAAGGACGAAGTGATCTTCCGAGCAGGCTCGCCGGTCAACGAGATCGGACTTGTGGCGTCCGGAAGCGTCAATATCGTAGTGAACCTCTATTGGGGAAACAGCATTATTTTCGGCCACGTCGGAAAGGGACAGGTCTTTGCGGAAAATTACGCGGCCATTCCCGGAAGAGAGCTGGTCTGCGATGTCGTTGCCTGCGAAGAGACCGAAGTGCTCTTTCTAAATATGCAGAACGTGCTGACAACTTGCCGGCGGGCATGCGCTTTTCATACCCGCCTCATTAAGAATATGCTTCGGATTTCCGCTCAGAAAAACCTGAATCTATCTTCCCGCATGATGCACACGGCCTCCAAATCTCTGCGAGAAAGGCTGCTCTCGTACTTTTCCGAGCAAGCCTTGGAACACAGAAGCTCTCATTTCACCATCCCTTTTAACCGTCAACAGCTTGCTGACTATCTTTCTGTAAACCGTAGCGCCCTGTCAAAGGAACTGTCCAGAATGCAAAAAGAAGGGCTAATTACGTATCATAAAAGTGAATTCACGTTGAAGGAGACCATGGGCTATGAATGA
- a CDS encoding C-GCAxxG-C-C family protein, which translates to MDKKEQAVILKHNGYNCAQAVLCAFQSETGLSEELLKRMGAGFGSGMGSMEATCGALIGAGILMGLKECQGKPMRETAKKLHQTFAEKCGATICKDLKGRDTGVATCSCDDCVRNAVELVENL; encoded by the coding sequence ATGGATAAGAAAGAACAAGCTGTAATCCTCAAGCACAACGGATACAACTGTGCACAGGCAGTGCTTTGCGCCTTTCAAAGCGAAACCGGTTTATCCGAGGAACTCCTGAAACGCATGGGCGCCGGATTCGGATCCGGCATGGGCTCTATGGAAGCCACCTGCGGCGCGCTGATCGGCGCAGGGATCCTGATGGGTTTGAAAGAGTGTCAGGGTAAGCCGATGCGTGAAACTGCAAAAAAGCTACATCAGACATTTGCCGAGAAGTGCGGTGCCACGATCTGCAAGGATCTGAAGGGCAGGGACACCGGCGTTGCTACCTGCAGCTGTGATGACTGTGTGCGCAATGCGGTCGAGCTTGTGGAAAACCTGTAA
- a CDS encoding rubredoxin — MRKHVKGNVSWVGYIDWELESFHGDDYSIKNGSSQNAYLIEEEKTVLIDTIWTPHRFDFVENLKKEIDLKKIDFIVANHGECDHSGSLTALMEEIPDTPIYCTANAVKSMEGQYGKRGWNFHVVKTGDSVDIGHGKKLVFVEMRMLHWPDSMATYLTGDNILFSNDAFGQHYAVEELFNDKADQCLLQKEAMKYFANILNPFASILTKKLTEITGLNLQLAMIAPSHGAIWRENPLQIVQKYAEWADAYQEDQVTIAYDTMWEGTKKIAHKIAEEIYRQSPETVVKVFNIAKADKNEIMTEVFKSRAIAVGSPTVSNSILSSVAGWMEFLKQLKFKNKKAAAFGCYGWSGESVKKLQEQLKEAGFDVIEENIRSIWNPEEKDLAGIPALVTSLIGSLDEEVDEEDAAFAKPEKYQCGPCGYVYDPEKGDPDSGIAPGTAFEDLPEDWCCPVCGVSKDMFKAIK, encoded by the coding sequence ATGAGAAAACATGTAAAGGGAAATGTGAGTTGGGTAGGCTATATTGACTGGGAATTGGAAAGCTTTCATGGAGATGATTATTCCATCAAGAACGGATCCAGTCAGAACGCTTACTTGATTGAAGAAGAGAAGACTGTTCTAATTGATACGATCTGGACGCCGCACCGCTTTGATTTTGTGGAGAACCTGAAGAAAGAGATTGATCTGAAGAAGATTGACTTTATCGTTGCCAATCATGGCGAATGCGATCACTCAGGTTCATTGACTGCTCTTATGGAAGAAATCCCAGATACTCCGATCTACTGCACTGCGAACGCAGTCAAGAGCATGGAGGGCCAGTACGGAAAGCGTGGTTGGAATTTCCATGTAGTGAAAACCGGTGACAGTGTGGATATTGGTCATGGCAAGAAACTGGTATTCGTAGAGATGCGTATGCTCCATTGGCCAGATTCCATGGCAACATATCTGACAGGAGATAACATTCTTTTCTCAAATGATGCCTTCGGCCAGCACTATGCAGTAGAGGAACTCTTTAATGATAAGGCAGATCAGTGCTTGCTTCAGAAAGAAGCAATGAAGTACTTCGCCAATATCCTGAACCCTTTTGCGTCGATTTTAACGAAGAAACTGACCGAGATTACCGGATTGAATCTACAGCTTGCTATGATTGCGCCATCTCACGGAGCCATCTGGAGAGAAAATCCTCTGCAGATCGTGCAGAAGTACGCCGAGTGGGCAGATGCTTATCAGGAAGATCAGGTGACCATTGCCTACGATACCATGTGGGAAGGCACCAAAAAGATTGCACATAAGATAGCAGAAGAAATCTATCGCCAGAGTCCTGAAACTGTGGTAAAGGTCTTTAATATCGCAAAAGCGGATAAGAATGAGATCATGACGGAAGTCTTCAAGTCCCGTGCGATCGCCGTCGGTTCTCCGACAGTATCGAACAGTATTCTTTCCAGTGTAGCGGGATGGATGGAGTTCTTGAAACAGCTGAAGTTCAAGAATAAGAAGGCGGCTGCTTTTGGATGTTATGGCTGGAGCGGTGAATCTGTAAAGAAGTTGCAGGAACAACTTAAAGAAGCCGGATTTGATGTGATTGAAGAAAATATCAGATCCATCTGGAATCCGGAGGAAAAGGATCTTGCAGGAATACCGGCACTGGTAACAAGTCTGATCGGCTCTTTAGATGAAGAGGTGGATGAAGAAGACGCAGCTTTTGCTAAACCGGAAAAATATCAGTGCGGTCCGTGTGGATACGTTTATGATCCTGAGAAGGGGGATCCGGATAGCGGTATTGCACCGGGAACTGCTTTTGAGGATCTGCCGGAAGACTGGTGCTGTCCGGTTTGTGGTGTGAGTAAAGATATGTTTAAGGCGATAAAGTAA
- the hcp gene encoding hydroxylamine reductase: MAENKMFCFQCQETAGCKGCTISGVCGKKPEVAAMQDLLIYATKGLSAVTTALRKEGKGIPKEINHLITMNLFITITNANFDREAILAAIKNTLMAKEEQLARLDEKDGLTEAALWNGDEEEFDDKAANVGVLSTKDEDVRSLRELITYGLKGLAAYSKHANALLQDNEEVDAFMQEALTKTQDDSLSADDLVALTLETGKFGVEGMALLDKANTEAYGNPEITNVDIGTRKNPGILISGHDLRDLEMLLEQTEGTGVDVYTHSEMLPAQYYPAFKKYPHFAGNYGNAWWKQREEFESFHGPILMTSNCIVPPKDSYKDRLWTTGSAGYPGCGHVPGEYGQKKDFSAIIDQAKGCPAPKEIETGTITGGFAHEQVFALAESIVNAVKSGAIRKFVVMAGCDGRQKRRNYYTEFAKALPKDVVILTAGCAKYRYNKLDLGDINGIPRVLDAGQCNDSYSLAFIALKLKEIFQLEDVNELPLSFNIAWYEQKAVIVLLALLYLGVKNIHLGPTLPAFLSPNVAKVLVENFGIAGVRTVDEDVEILIG; encoded by the coding sequence ATGGCAGAGAATAAAATGTTCTGTTTCCAGTGTCAGGAAACAGCAGGATGTAAAGGATGTACGATTTCCGGTGTTTGTGGAAAGAAGCCGGAAGTCGCGGCGATGCAGGATCTTCTAATTTACGCAACGAAGGGATTGTCTGCAGTAACAACTGCACTTCGAAAGGAGGGGAAGGGAATCCCAAAAGAGATCAACCATCTTATCACGATGAATCTCTTTATTACGATCACGAACGCGAATTTTGATCGTGAGGCGATCCTTGCCGCCATTAAAAACACGCTGATGGCAAAGGAAGAACAGCTTGCCCGCCTTGATGAAAAGGATGGACTGACCGAGGCAGCGCTTTGGAATGGCGATGAAGAAGAGTTTGATGATAAAGCTGCCAACGTGGGCGTTCTATCGACAAAAGATGAAGATGTCCGCAGCCTGCGGGAGCTTATCACGTATGGATTGAAGGGGCTTGCAGCATATTCCAAACACGCGAACGCATTGCTGCAGGACAATGAAGAAGTAGATGCATTTATGCAGGAAGCCTTGACAAAGACACAGGATGATTCTCTGTCGGCCGATGATCTTGTGGCTCTGACACTGGAGACCGGAAAGTTCGGCGTGGAGGGGATGGCACTTCTGGACAAAGCAAATACCGAGGCTTATGGCAATCCTGAGATTACTAATGTGGATATTGGTACAAGAAAGAATCCCGGTATTTTGATTTCCGGTCATGATCTCCGTGATCTGGAGATGCTTCTGGAACAGACGGAGGGCACCGGCGTAGATGTGTATACGCACTCTGAGATGCTGCCTGCCCAATACTATCCGGCATTTAAGAAGTACCCTCATTTTGCCGGCAATTACGGCAATGCATGGTGGAAACAGAGAGAGGAATTTGAATCCTTTCATGGCCCGATCCTGATGACCTCTAACTGCATTGTCCCGCCCAAGGACAGCTACAAGGACCGTTTATGGACTACGGGTTCAGCGGGCTATCCGGGATGTGGGCATGTCCCGGGTGAATACGGTCAAAAGAAAGATTTTTCTGCTATTATCGACCAGGCGAAAGGGTGTCCGGCACCAAAGGAAATAGAGACCGGAACCATCACCGGCGGTTTCGCCCATGAACAGGTATTTGCTCTGGCGGAGTCGATTGTAAATGCGGTAAAGTCGGGGGCAATTCGCAAGTTCGTTGTTATGGCGGGGTGCGACGGAAGACAGAAGAGACGGAATTATTACACGGAGTTTGCCAAGGCTCTCCCGAAGGATGTGGTTATCCTTACAGCCGGATGCGCAAAGTATCGGTACAATAAGTTGGATCTTGGTGATATCAATGGGATTCCAAGAGTGTTGGATGCAGGACAGTGCAATGATTCTTACTCACTGGCCTTCATCGCCCTGAAACTGAAAGAAATTTTTCAGCTGGAAGATGTCAATGAGTTGCCGCTGTCGTTTAACATCGCATGGTATGAGCAGAAGGCCGTTATCGTGTTGCTCGCACTTCTGTATCTCGGCGTAAAGAATATCCATCTTGGGCCAACGCTTCCGGCATTTCTGTCTCCCAATGTGGCGAAGGTTCTGGTGGAGAATTTCGGCATAGCCGGGGTCAGAACGGTTGATGAAGATGTAGAGATTTTGATTGGATAA
- a CDS encoding ferredoxin, with amino-acid sequence MGCGLCEETCPEVFSMTEEGVAKAIETEVPTEFEAAAAAAKDGCPVGAIEEG; translated from the coding sequence ATCGGATGCGGACTTTGCGAGGAGACATGCCCAGAAGTGTTTTCGATGACAGAGGAAGGCGTGGCAAAGGCCATTGAAACAGAAGTACCTACGGAATTTGAAGCGGCAGCAGCGGCGGCAAAGGACGGCTGCCCGGTTGGTGCTATCGAAGAAGGATAA
- a CDS encoding DUF488 domain-containing protein, with amino-acid sequence MNELRCRRIYEPPAEADGFRILVDRLWPRGINKESAKIDLWAKEIAPSNELRKWFSHIPEKYEEFERRYRLELESNSIAQKFRNLCIQKKQDHSVTLLYAAKNEKYNHAAVLKKWLEEQRHG; translated from the coding sequence ATGAATGAATTACGATGCAGGCGAATCTATGAGCCACCCGCAGAAGCGGATGGTTTTCGTATTCTTGTGGACCGATTGTGGCCGCGGGGCATAAATAAAGAAAGTGCAAAAATTGATTTATGGGCAAAGGAAATCGCTCCATCAAACGAACTGCGAAAATGGTTTTCTCATATTCCAGAAAAATATGAAGAATTTGAAAGACGTTATCGGCTGGAATTGGAAAGCAACTCGATAGCACAGAAGTTTAGAAATTTGTGCATACAGAAAAAACAAGATCATAGCGTGACGCTTCTGTATGCTGCAAAAAACGAGAAATACAATCACGCCGCTGTTTTAAAAAAATGGTTGGAGGAACAAAGACATGGATAA
- a CDS encoding 5-formyltetrahydrofolate cyclo-ligase, which yields MKRGENKGIQEIKQDLRKKMLLKSLALPESYRKDADNRIIKFLLGLSEYKKADTVFCFVGVKHEINTRPFLKHVLADGKRLAVPLCTGKGIMEARRVFSLDELKQGYYGLYQPDQSSELICMDEVGFAVIPCLTADHKGNRLGHGGGYYDILFNKYKDVPAAVICRERMCSEVIPIEPWDHCFPITVTENVVFRNRNEKKEVL from the coding sequence ATGAAGAGGGGAGAAAACAAAGGCATACAAGAAATCAAGCAAGATTTAAGAAAGAAAATGTTGTTGAAATCCCTTGCACTTCCCGAAAGTTACAGAAAGGATGCGGACAATCGCATTATTAAATTCTTACTTGGACTTTCGGAGTATAAAAAAGCAGACACGGTTTTCTGTTTTGTCGGAGTGAAGCACGAGATCAACACAAGACCGTTTCTGAAGCACGTACTTGCGGACGGGAAGAGATTGGCGGTACCACTATGTACGGGGAAAGGAATTATGGAAGCAAGAAGAGTGTTTTCTCTTGACGAGCTAAAGCAAGGGTACTATGGGCTCTATCAGCCGGATCAATCTTCCGAACTTATTTGTATGGATGAGGTTGGGTTTGCTGTGATTCCCTGCCTAACAGCCGATCATAAAGGGAATCGACTGGGGCACGGGGGAGGGTATTATGACATTCTTTTTAACAAGTATAAGGATGTACCGGCTGCAGTGATATGCAGAGAACGTATGTGTAGTGAAGTGATACCAATAGAGCCATGGGATCATTGTTTCCCGATAACAGTTACAGAAAATGTTGTATTCCGAAATAGAAATGAAAAAAAGGAGGTCCTATAA
- a CDS encoding cupin domain-containing protein — protein sequence MKEKIGEVFSIGKENQPVPGCTISKEIYGGENSITYFSLAKNTDISAEIYPYHKLMIVAEGNLEVYGKDGFLQTLQVGDSILTLTNTPMGMRTAEGSVYTEVSVSKESMMNEAIKAGEVFKLEDLVPYAEGRIVNRDVVHNDKMKLVVMAFDEGTGLSEHAAPGEAIIFALDGEAVIGYEGKDHVIRAGENFHFAKGGLHAIKATKKFKMALLLTLE from the coding sequence ATGAAAGAAAAAATAGGTGAAGTCTTTTCCATAGGAAAAGAGAATCAGCCGGTGCCGGGGTGCACTATATCAAAAGAAATCTATGGCGGAGAAAACTCGATCACGTATTTTTCGTTGGCGAAGAATACCGATATCAGCGCGGAGATTTATCCCTACCATAAACTCATGATTGTTGCCGAGGGAAACTTGGAGGTTTACGGCAAAGATGGATTTTTGCAAACATTGCAGGTTGGAGACAGCATCTTAACATTGACGAATACCCCTATGGGAATGAGAACGGCAGAAGGCAGTGTATATACAGAAGTATCTGTAAGCAAGGAGAGTATGATGAACGAAGCAATCAAAGCAGGAGAAGTTTTTAAGTTGGAAGACCTTGTTCCTTATGCGGAAGGCAGGATCGTAAATAGGGACGTGGTGCATAATGACAAGATGAAGCTTGTCGTTATGGCCTTTGATGAAGGCACGGGGCTTTCCGAACACGCCGCTCCCGGCGAGGCAATCATCTTCGCTTTGGACGGCGAGGCTGTAATTGGATATGAAGGCAAAGACCATGTAATCCGTGCCGGTGAAAATTTTCACTTTGCGAAGGGTGGCCTGCACGCAATAAAAGCGACAAAGAAGTTTAAGATGGCGCTTCTTCTTACCTTGGAATAA
- a CDS encoding helix-turn-helix domain-containing protein, giving the protein MLHENIQSIRKSKGLSQEELAIKLHVVRQTVSKWERGLSVPDSEMLIRISEILETPVSVLLGETNPETEVPVDDLKVISEKLELINLQLARSKAAKRKVVHGLFIALCALIVVIAAVLILQSSPYLHWDFNDPETAVAGTFFHAFEWLFFRVAPIAFIGAVVGVVLTRQRE; this is encoded by the coding sequence ATGCTTCATGAGAATATACAGTCCATAAGAAAATCGAAAGGACTATCACAAGAGGAACTTGCCATTAAGCTGCATGTAGTAAGACAGACCGTGTCCAAATGGGAGAGGGGGTTATCGGTTCCGGATTCCGAAATGCTGATCCGTATTTCAGAGATTCTCGAAACACCGGTTAGTGTTTTGCTCGGTGAAACGAATCCGGAGACCGAGGTGCCGGTTGATGATTTAAAAGTAATTTCTGAAAAACTGGAGCTCATCAATCTGCAATTGGCACGAAGCAAAGCGGCGAAACGAAAAGTTGTACACGGGTTGTTTATCGCATTGTGTGCACTCATTGTGGTAATCGCTGCGGTTCTGATTTTACAAAGTAGTCCCTATTTGCACTGGGATTTCAATGATCCGGAAACAGCCGTAGCAGGTACATTCTTTCACGCGTTTGAATGGCTCTTTTTCAGAGTGGCACCGATTGCTTTCATCGGGGCTGTTGTTGGGGTGGTTTTAACAAGACAAAGGGAGTAG